The DNA sequence agaaggcactgatgggcactgatgagcactgatataaggcactgatgggcactgatagaatgcactgatgggcactgatgagcactgatagaaggcactgatgagcactgatgagcactgatagatgccattgatgagcactgatgagcactgatagatggcactgatgagcactgatagagggcactgatgggcactgatagacagcactgatgagcactgatagaaggcactgatgggcactgatagaagctACTGATGGgcctgataaaaggcactgatgggcactgataggaggcatttatgggcactgataggaggcactgatgggcactgatagaaggcactgataagcactgataggaggcactgatgagcactgataggaggcactgatgagcactgataggccacattgatgagcactgatagaaggcactgataagcactgataggaggcactgatgagcactgataggaggcactgataagcactgataggccacattgatgagcactgataggcagcactgataggatgcactaatgtgcactgataggtggcattgataggtggtactgataggcacttaggtatactgataggcagaactcaggcagtattgatgggctttgatgggcagaattgaagagtactgattagggatgagccgaacacccccctgttcggttcgcaccagaacatgcgaacaggaaaaatgttcgctcgaacacgcgaacaccgttaaagtctatgggacatgaacatgaataatcaaaagtgctaattttaaaggcttatatgcaagttattgtcataaaaagtgtttggggacccgggtcctgccccaggggacatgtatcaatgcaaaaaaaagttttaaaaacggacgttttttcaggagcagtgattttaataatgcttaaagtcaaacaataaaagtgtaatatccctttaaatttcgtacctagggggtgtctatagtatgcctgtaaaggggcgcatgtttcctgtgtttagaacagtctgacagcaaaatgacatttggaaggaaaaaacacatttaaaactacccgcggctattgcattgccgacaatacacatagaagttcattgataaaaacggcatgggaattccccccagggaaaccccgaaccaaaatttaaaaaaaaaaaatgacgtgggggggtccccctaaattccataccaggcccttcaggtctggtatggatattaaggggaaccccggccaaaatttaaaaaaaaaatgacgtggggttccccctaaattccataccacacccttcaggtctggtatggattttaaggggaaccccgcgccaaaaaaaaaaaaaaaaaacggcgtggggttcccccaaaaatccataccagacccttatccgagcacgcaacctggcaggccgcaggaaaagagggggggacgagagtgcgcccccccctcctgaaccgtaccaggccacatgccctcaacattgggagggtgctttggggtagccccccaaaacaccttgtccccatgttgatgaggacaagggcctcatccccacaaccgtggccggtggttgtgggggtctgcgggtggggggcttatcgaatctggaagccccctttaacaaggggacccccagatcccggccccccccccgtgtgaaatggtaagggggtacttacccctaccatttcactaaaaaactgtcaaaatagttaaaaatgacaagagacagtttttgacaactcctttatttaaatgcttcttctatcttccttcatcttcttcttcttctggttcttctgactcttctggttcttcctccggcgttctcgtccagcatcttctccgcagcgtcttctatcttcttctcctcgggccgctccgcacccatggcatgaggggaggctcccgctcttctcttcatcttcttcttcatcctcttctcttcttcatcttcttcatcttcatcttctcttcttttcttctgcgggccgctccgcatccatgcatggagggaggctcccgctgtgtgacggcgtctcctcgtctgacagttcttaaataacggggggcggggccacccggtgaccccgcccccctctgacgcacgggacatgacgggacttccctgtggcatcaacacaacacaggaaacatgcgcccctttacaggcatactatagacaccccctaggtacgaaatttaaagggatattacacttttattgtttgactttaagcattattaaaatcactgctcctgaaaaaacgtccgtttttaaaacttttttttgcattgatacatgtcccctggggcaggacccgggtccccaaacactttttatgacaataacttgcatataagcctttaaaattagcacttttgatttctcccatagacttttaaagggtgttccgcggcattcgaatttgccgcgaacaccccaaattgttcggtgttcggcgaacttgcgaacagctaatgttcgagttgaacatgagttcgactcgaactcgaagctcatccctagtactgataggtggcactgatggacgctgttaggcggcattaatgagcactgataggtggtactgataggcagaattgatgggcactaataggtaacactgataggtaacacttgtaggtggaagtgatgggcactgataggcagcactgatgggcactgatagatggcactgatgattggggcactgattaccagtgtaaacaatttactgacattcttgacagttaacggcagtcctttcctcacacagacacagcatgtgaggaaagggcttaggataaccggcaagtctgtttacatgtgatcagctgatcacatggtaaagagctaatgtgattgcgctggatgcaggtcctaggggtcatgcaggaagcatggttttgggaggatgtccatggacactctcccaaaattggaagcctggggctcggatggaaggggggcccatcatggtttattgcaccggggccctgaaggttctagttacgcctttgttgcagagtatggctgggtatcaccgagtattgcagagtatggctgggtatcacagagtattgcagagtatggctgggtatcaccgagtattgcagagtatggcggggtattgcagagtatgactgggtattgcagagtatggcagggtcttgcagggtattgcagattcttgcagggtatcgcagagtattgcagggtattgcagagtattgtggggtattgcagagtattgcggggtattgcagagtattgcagggtattgcaaagtattgcggggtattgcagagtattgcggggtattgcagggtattgcagagcattgcagagcattgcagagctttgcaaagtattgcagagcattgcagggtattgcagagcattgcagggtattgctgagcatttCAGATTAGTGCAGGGTATTGctaagcatggagggatggctaagTAGATCCATGGATGTGCCtgcatttgtcactgagcagcgctgtgggcactacacatccagcccacagcgctgctgtcatctgatcccaccccctctgtaccgatcggtacagagagggaagggaggaaccggcgtcatgacatgacattggtttgtttacatgtgatcgctccgtcatttgacagagcgatcacatggtgaacggccacgatcagcggctgtttaccgtgatccgtgatggaCCCGGTGATCCAGagtacccggcggtcacggatgttctcaggtgtgcaccccagggggcgtgcgagagcaggattctgggaggacatcatagtatgccctcccagagttatccaactgccctgtagccatcatttggctatgggccggttggtaactggttaatttCCCTACTAGATGTCATTAGTCCCTACACagttttttctggcatttttatatttatttaaggcATTTTTAATGCCAGATGGCACTGTTTTTACCTCTATCAATGGTTAGGCTAAATTGGGTGCAGTTAGACAATTTCCCCACTAGATTTCATTAGCTTTTACACAACaaaatttatttgttttttctatttttaatttaattgcattgtttatttttttagtctTGTTTCCTTTTTTTGGCTTTtcgttgtttgttgttttttaatttAGTGATATTTTGTGATTATAAATGTCTTATAATAAATTGCGGTTCACCCTAATATTTTGCACTGTTATTTTAAACAAATCTGTGAGATGTAATGCTCGTCCTTGACCACTGAGGGCTGTTATTTGTAATTCCACCAATGGCTGTGAGGACGCGTGATTCCTGggataatattttattttatttttattttaaatttgttttaataaaaccaTTTCTTCCGTGAAATGACTTCACTATGGAGTTCTGATTTGTCTTGTATggcctgtgaatggaggagaggaggagatcttAACCAGTATAGTGGATATTTATCCCCGATTACTGAGCCACTCagtttgttgtttaaccacttcagccccggaccatttggctggccaaagaccagagcactttttgcgattcggcactgcgtcgctttaactgacaattgcgcagtcgtgcgacgtggctcccgaacaaaattgatgtcctttttttcccacaattagagctttcttttggtggtatttaattgcctcttcggtttttatttataaactaaataaactataaacaaaaaaaatgacaattgtgaaaaaacacaatattttttactttttgctataataaatatccccaaaaaatatatatattttttttccctcagtttaggccgatatatattcttctacatatttttagtaaaaaaaaaaaaaatcgtaataagcgtttattgattggtttgcgctaaagttatagtgtctacaaaataggggatagttttatggcttttttattattattttttttactagtaatgacgacgattttatcggggctgcgatattatggcagacacgtcggacaattttgacacatttttgggaccattggcatttttacagcaatcagtgctataaaattgcactgattactgtaaaaatctcactagcagtgaaggggttaaccactagggggcagtgaaggagttaagtgtgtcctggtgtgtgttctaactaaaggggggtgggactgtgtaggggagatgacagatcctctgttcatactctgtatgaacagaggatctgtctgttctcccctcagagaactggaaacagTGTGCCTCGAGTGAACgcaggagcctggcggtgatcgcgaccgccgggcactcacatcggctccatgggtgagcagggggcacgcttgcgccccctagtggccatctatggtaccgacgtaccatgacggcgattcgcccagccgagtcatgttgccgcagtacaactgcagcatcTGGTCGGCATGCGATTAAGATGAGCTTCTAGAGCACACCCCGGGTGGATGTCTGGATGGTGGGAGcaattgtgttcacaactttcaaCAACTGCCTTTTGAGTACttgatcttcacatctcatcacGTTTTGATGCACATGCCCTTTATTATTTGGAActtattcatctgattttacataaaaataataataataaaatatctgCTTTTGATCCAAGCACTTTATCATTGTTTCACACATTATCGCATCTTATCGCATAATactgtattttttattaatttttttaattggggatagTCATCCATGCATATTTGCCTATTTTTGCTGCATTCAGCTTCTTGCATTAGCGcacctttttttatcattatttgtgtTAAGAGTGTTGAGGTCACTTGCTAATAGTTGCTGGGTTTTCATGTGCATTTTTAGGGTGATATATTATCCTTTGGTATTTATTTTGTATAATCGTTTTGGTTGGCTGTGAGGTCCAAACAATCTTTACTGAGGGAGtttacagaataaaataaaatgtaaaagggAAGCAGAGTAACACTTCTCCAGGATGCCGGCAGTCAGTCACCATAACCCAATGACATCACTCAGCATGCCGAGCAGAGCAATACAATCACAGCCACTTGTCTATTATACAGAACCTCCATATTTATAGCTGTATTCCTAGAAGACCCTCATGATTGTTGCTCGGGGTTCTGAGTCAAGGCTCCAGATTCTAGGTGTGTGCCTGTAAACctgcatagagaattgggatcTTTTCTGGTCCCCCCACCATGGTCACATGTCACTGCAATGTGCTGAGATGTTACCAGGCAGACAAAGACACTCCCCATCACCTGGTGGAGGAGAGACTCCAATCTACAGAGGGTTGGTGGGATGATGGTGTCTGGGAGGATCTGCTACACTAATAACTCTCTTATTTTATACATTTCAGAGGTTTGTCAGGACTAATCACTTCCCTAATCTTATTTCCAGCTAAACTGAAGATGATGACACATGACAACAGATACTCAGGTTAGTAGGACATCCACGTTTCATATGAAATCTCTTTTGGATGAACATTTTGCTCTGTTGTAGTCTAGATCAGTGGTGgtactaccagggtcacaaaggttgcacttgagACCAGGCCCTGGCATTCTACCACTGTAGGGgggccaagatggcaggaagggggcccacttCAGAACATGGGCTCAGTTCACACTTCTGTGATCCCAACGTTTTGCAACTTGCTTGCAATTTCCTTGTGACTTGCTTGTGATTCTATAATTTAACATTGTGGTCTATGGCACTCAAATTGCACCAAAGTCACAAAGGTATTGGAGGATCCTTTTTCTTTGTTGCTGTGACTTGAGTTGCCTTTATTATGAcagcacccattgaaatgaatgtgttttcaCTAGTCATGCAACTTTGTGTTGCAAGTCACATGAtgagtcgcagcagtgtgaaccagagcttatAATGGGACCGCGACAGGAACAAGTGGAAAAGGCTAGAGAAAGAGCCCCTGCCTCAGAGGGAAGGGCCTGGGACTGATGGAAAGGGGCGCAGCAGTCATATTGGCTCTTCATGTttttttgcaccggggccctgaaggttctatttACTCCCTTGGTCTGGATGGTGTGTCCATAGTTTGGATGCTTCCACAGTCCTCCTGTATTTCATGGGATATATTCTTTTAAGGTCCCATTATTCGAGTTTATGATTAGAATACAATATTTCCAACTCTGTCTTATAAATACAATTTCATGTATGTATGAGGAATAAAATATTCTCTTCTCTCTCATAAAGACATCAGTAAGGAACACAGAGAGTCTATGAAAGAGAAATTCCAGAGGATTCTAGAATATAATTCCCGTGTTCATCTACAGGAAAGATTCACCAATTTATTGATGATAAACGGACCCCAGAATAAAGAGGGAAAAGAACAAGAAATAAAGAGTTCAGGCAGAAGACATCTACAGATCATGGAGAAAAGATCCCCAACCACAATCCAGGCTCTCTTTGACCCTGATGAATATGCAATTATCCCTAAGATTGTGGTGTTACAAGGACCTGCTGGGATTGGAAAAACAATGACCTCCAAGAAGATCATGCTGGACTGGGCTTCTGGGGATCTCTACCATGACAAGTTTGATTTTGTGTTTTATCTGAGCTGTAGAGAAATCAACACCATCCCTGGAAACATAAGCCTTTTGGGACTTTTATCCAGAACCTGCAGACTACAGAGTTCAGATGACCTGGTGTCTATTCTGAAGGATCCTGGAAGTCAGAGAAAACTTCTCACCATAGTTGACGGGTTTGATGAACTGAGGTGGACTCTGGAGGAGAAATCTGAGGGTTGTCCTGACATTTCTATGGAAACCCACAAAGAAATAATTCTCCAAAGCTTGCTCAGGAGACATGTTCTCCCACAATCTTCTCTGATCATCACCACAAGGTCACTGGCCATGGAGAAACTTAACACATTCATCGATGATTCTCGCAATGTGGAAATCCAGGGATTTACAAGGGACGATCAAGAGGAATATGTCCATAAATTCTTTGGAAATAAAGATGATGCAGACAAGGTTCTCAGTATAATAAAAGACAATGAAGTTCTGTACACCATATGTGCCGTCCCCATCACATGCTGGATTGTCTGCACTGTAATGAAACAAGAAATAAGAAGAAAAGATTTGGATATAATTCAGTGTAATACAATGACTTCAATTTACCTTCTCTTCCTGGAGATTTTACTAACCCATCACAATAATAAGGAGCAGTCTGTACACAGGAAACAAACCTGTCTGAAGAAGCTGTGTGCTCTGGCCAATCAGGGAGTTCGGAAGGGACAAATCTTATTTGAGAAGAAAGATCTAGAAAGACATGGACTTTTGCTGGATGAGGTGGAGTCTGTATTCCTTAATGAGAACATATTTCTTTGTGACGTCCGCAACCAGACCAGCTACAGCTTCATCCACCTGAGTGTACAGGAGTTCCTTGCTGCTCTCTATTATGGGATTGATGATGGTTGGTTTAGATTTATGAAACACACTTTCCTCCCAAGGATCTGTAAAGGGAAATCACTCCATGAACTCAGTTCACATTACTCACATTTAGCATTATCTGTACAATTCCTGTTTGGTCTCTTAAATGAAAATCAGGTGAAGACATTCTCAGAGAACACAGGAATCACCATCTCACTCCGAGCCAAATCTGCAATGAGAAAATGGGCCATGAAGGACATTAAGCGGACTTTCCCTACTCAGACGATCTTCTGTTTGTATGAGACTCAGGATGAGGACTTCATTAGGAGAGTCATGTCTGGTTGTACAGATTTGAAGCTGTGCAGCTCACGTACTGATCACTTGTGGATGAACAGGAATTATTTCAAGCAGCTGAACTATTGCTTTAAGACTTTGAAGAGAGAAAGTTTTCAGTCTTTACATTTTGATTCTCTCACTGTGGGTCCAGAGTGCCAGAAACTTCTATCTCCATTCCTACACAGGAGTCAGGCTGTCAGGTAAGTGAGTGTGAGGATATCCTAACTGAATTCAGAGAATGGGCAGGAACCTGCATACAGTATAATGACGATTATCAGACATGTTCTCCATCTACCACACTTGTTAGAAGTCCTGGGAAATCACATTTTCCTCagccctaagccctggttcacactacagcaatttTCCAGTGACCTGCGACATTCTGATGACATGTAAAGTCGCAGGTCAAGTGAAAACACAAAGATTTTATTGGGTGTTGTCTTAATTGCTGCGTTTTGAGTCACTGCAACAAAAGAAAActcttcctgcactacttttgggcgTTTTTTGTGCTGCACGACTCCCATAGACTTCCATGTAAAAttccaacaaacaaaaaataaaaaaacacaaagacttCTACACCTAAAGaattaaactacaaaaaaaaagatttattgctTAAAAAAGCGATGTAAAACAATTTATTAGCACAATGACCCAAACCCCCCCAATATACTCCAACCCTCCCcaaaaatattcctcttaaaaccaGATACACTATGAAGGGCCCTCGTAAAACCGAGggtcaaaaaaagtgcaaaaaaaaacacaataggcaAGCCTACCCTCCCCATCGCAAAGCACCCCCCTTAATTCTTATATGATGGCTCAAAGCCAGCTAAAACGGGATCCCTGCAGCTCGTTCCTAAAGCGGAGCCGTGTATGCCTGTATAGATCCTAGAATGGGATAGTGTGACATATGTCAAGCTGcaggctgtatatatattttaccaCCCCCCATTTTCCCGTACCTTACTGTAGTTTCTGTGGGCAATGATACCTATAGGAATTTAGTACCCACAATTTGGCAAGCCCTCTTTGTTGTTTTTCATCTTCTTTCCCCTCTTCAATTTGATTTTAGGTTTGCACAAGGTGTGTTGTTGCATTTTATATAGATTTGTTCAAGTATAGAGACTAATAAAAGACATGGCATTTCGTATTGATAGTGGAATGGAACAAGATATTTGAGCGGTGTTCAGTAGGGACAAACAAAATGCCCCTAAACGTCAAAATGAATTCAGGCAGATATTCAGGAAACATAGTAATTTATCTATTAAACACCTGAAAAGGAAGTGGAATATAATCTCCTTGGAGGCATACCTAGAAGCAGGTATGATCCCACGAGGACTTAGGGAGCGCATTATACCTGCTGACCATCTCATAATGACAGATTCCTAAAAGTTTGGACTGAGGAGTCTGTCAAACATGGACTGCATATGATTGAGCTGATTAATGATGAGGAAAGAATACAGCTACAGGATCTGGAGGTGCAGCTAAAGGATAGCATAGGGTCACTTGATGAATATCAGGATCTAGATAAGTTTAGTAAATTTAATGAAAGACTGAAAAAGGAAGTAGAGGAATTCCAAAAAGAACAGAAagtaggaaaacaaaaaaatttcaaagcgatacgacctcatctagaatatgcagttcagttttgggcaccagttctcaaaaaggatattggggaactggagaaagtgtagagaagggcaaccaaactgataagaggcatggaggatctcagctatgaggaaagattagaggaagtgaatttattcactcttgagaagaggagaataaggggggatatgatcaacatgttcaaatatataaggggtccatatagggaacttggtgttgagttattcactttacggtcaacacagaggacaagggggcactctttacgcctagaggaaaagagatttcatctccaaatacagaaaggtttcttcacagtaaaagctgtaaaaatgtggaatagacttccgccagtggtggttctggccagctcagtagattgctttaagaaaggcctggatactttcctaaatgtacataatatacctgggtactagcatttataggaggtaaagttgatccaggtaaaatccgattgcctcttgtgggatcaggaaggaatttttgtcccttgctgtagcaaattggagcatgctctgctggggttttttgccttcctctggatcaactgtgggtatagaattgggtgtattggattgtacgatttttttttactttttttatggttgaactggatggacttgtgtcttttttcaacctgactaactatgtaactataatggaTTTTGAAACAGGTTACATCCTAGAtttagagaggaagagagggagaggtagaTCCCGTAACAGATCCCACAAACAAGATGGTAGGAATTATAGCCAAGAGGGAGGTAAGACTGACCTTTTTAGAGAAGAATCCAAAGGTGAATATAGATACCCCAGGGGGATAATAgtagaaaaaggaaaagaaggagaaATAGGAACAGAAAGAGAAATAAGGCAAATACAGGATCAGAACTCATCCAGGATGGGGAACTCTACTTTGCAAGGGAGCAGGGTAACAACAAGACTCCAGAAGAGCCAGACACGAATGTCATTAATCTTACTGAAAACACACTCAGTTGGGATCATCTATCTGTATTGAGCAGGGGACTGGGGTTCTCTCCATGCAATAAAGGTAATTCATTTGAGATCTATAAAGATATATGT is a window from the Aquarana catesbeiana isolate 2022-GZ linkage group LG03, ASM4218655v1, whole genome shotgun sequence genome containing:
- the LOC141133848 gene encoding NACHT, LRR and PYD domains-containing protein 3-like, with product MAASSSSSSSAQELAPGVLEKRKQTPGDLIIYSLEDLKGSDFKRFRNKLSDFSCGDKRPIPRGRLENADWITTKDILIDAYGEEGALDVTIHVFTLIDLVGPTNDLQERRAQTAKLKMMTHDNRYSDISKEHRESMKEKFQRILEYNSRVHLQERFTNLLMINGPQNKEGKEQEIKSSGRRHLQIMEKRSPTTIQALFDPDEYAIIPKIVVLQGPAGIGKTMTSKKIMLDWASGDLYHDKFDFVFYLSCREINTIPGNISLLGLLSRTCRLQSSDDLVSILKDPGSQRKLLTIVDGFDELRWTLEEKSEGCPDISMETHKEIILQSLLRRHVLPQSSLIITTRSLAMEKLNTFIDDSRNVEIQGFTRDDQEEYVHKFFGNKDDADKVLSIIKDNEVLYTICAVPITCWIVCTVMKQEIRRKDLDIIQCNTMTSIYLLFLEILLTHHNNKEQSVHRKQTCLKKLCALANQGVRKGQILFEKKDLERHGLLLDEVESVFLNENIFLCDVRNQTSYSFIHLSVQEFLAALYYGIDDGWFRFMKHTFLPRICKGKSLHELSSHYSHLALSVQFLFGLLNENQVKTFSENTGITISLRAKSAMRKWAMKDIKRTFPTQTIFCLYETQDEDFIRRVMSGCTDLKLCSSRTDHLWMNRNYFKQLNYCFKTLKRESFQSLHFDSLTVGPECQKLLSPFLHRSQAVRFERCTISSKDCPGEDKAEEEDSSSSGYKWKSDTLSFLMNPESKIQELRFYDCGVTSSSCDDLRFILINNRSLTRLELSRNNLEDSGIKLLCEGLRHPGCTLQWLRIIVCTGTLWSCDDLCSVISTNRTLTSLYIMLYDDKKMSESEVRRRCEVLRNAGFYVYRRDGYWYVSIDRRI